Proteins found in one Actinokineospora alba genomic segment:
- a CDS encoding DinB family protein gives MTSTETRIDPPYVADESTQLTAFLDYHRATVVTKAAGLSEEDAHRSLLPSELMTVAGLLSHLRWVEAYWFDVVLDGQPDRAPYSKEHPDGEFEIAAELSLSQLIDDYRAQCATSREITARRGLDDVVDFRGDEQVNVRWVIVHMIEETARHAGHLDVIREQLDGATGE, from the coding sequence ATGACCTCGACCGAGACCCGGATCGATCCGCCGTATGTGGCGGATGAGTCCACCCAGCTCACCGCTTTCCTGGACTATCACCGCGCCACTGTCGTCACCAAGGCGGCGGGATTGTCCGAAGAGGACGCCCACCGCAGCCTGCTGCCCTCTGAGCTGATGACCGTCGCCGGGCTGCTCTCGCACCTTCGCTGGGTCGAGGCCTACTGGTTCGACGTGGTGCTCGACGGGCAGCCCGACCGCGCGCCGTACAGCAAGGAGCATCCGGACGGCGAGTTCGAGATCGCCGCCGAGCTGAGCCTTTCGCAATTGATCGACGACTACCGCGCGCAATGCGCGACGAGCCGTGAGATCACCGCGAGGCGCGGACTCGACGACGTCGTGGACTTCCGCGGGGACGAACAAGTCAACGTGCGATGGGTGATCGTGCACATGATCGAGGAAACCGCCCGCCATGCCGGGCACCTCGACGTCATCCGCGAACAGCTCGACGGCGCCACGGGCGAGTGA
- the ftsZ gene encoding cell division protein FtsZ translates to MTPPHNYLAVIKVVGIGGGGVNAVNRMIEVGLKGVEFIAVNTDAQALLMSDADVKLDIGRELTRGLGAGANPEVGTKAAEDHREEIEEVLKGADMVFVTAGEGGGTGTGGAPVVASIARKLGALTIGVVTRPFSFEGKRRAKQAEDGITELRNECDTLIVIPNDRLLQLGDVGVSLMDAFRSADEVLLSGVQGITDLITTPGLINLDFADVKSVMSGAGSALMGIGSARGEGRAVQAAQKAINSPLLEASMDGAHGVLLAIAGGSDLGLFEINESASLVQESAHPEANIIFGTVIDDSLGDEVRVTVIAAGFDAGAPTHKKLDPTALGTRSTTTGATATAKAGQVSTDRPAPATQQQQQPAPQQQHTGYQQQTPQQGNGYQTQATAPAGNGMGYSQQATQAPPPVGGGQPLPNVRGTQGTLPGRAVPVGDDPDDEVDVPPFMRR, encoded by the coding sequence ATGACGCCCCCGCACAACTACCTCGCCGTGATAAAGGTCGTCGGCATCGGTGGCGGCGGCGTGAACGCCGTCAACCGCATGATCGAGGTCGGCCTCAAGGGCGTCGAGTTCATCGCCGTCAACACCGACGCGCAGGCACTGCTCATGTCCGACGCCGACGTCAAGCTCGACATCGGCCGCGAACTGACCAGAGGCCTTGGCGCGGGTGCCAACCCAGAGGTCGGCACCAAGGCCGCCGAAGACCACCGCGAGGAGATCGAGGAGGTCCTCAAGGGGGCCGACATGGTCTTCGTCACCGCGGGTGAGGGCGGCGGCACCGGCACCGGCGGCGCGCCCGTCGTGGCATCGATCGCCCGCAAGCTCGGCGCGCTGACCATCGGTGTGGTCACCCGGCCGTTCTCCTTCGAGGGCAAGCGCCGCGCGAAGCAGGCCGAGGACGGCATCACCGAGCTGCGCAACGAGTGCGACACGCTCATCGTCATCCCCAACGACCGGCTGCTGCAGCTCGGCGACGTGGGCGTGAGCCTGATGGACGCCTTCCGCTCCGCCGACGAGGTGCTGCTCTCCGGTGTCCAGGGCATCACCGACCTGATCACCACGCCGGGTCTGATCAACCTCGACTTCGCCGACGTGAAGAGCGTCATGTCCGGCGCGGGCAGCGCGCTGATGGGCATCGGCTCGGCCCGCGGCGAGGGCCGCGCGGTGCAGGCCGCGCAGAAGGCGATCAACTCGCCGCTGCTGGAGGCGTCCATGGACGGCGCCCACGGCGTCCTGCTCGCCATCGCGGGCGGGTCCGACCTGGGCCTGTTCGAGATCAACGAATCGGCGTCGCTGGTGCAGGAGTCCGCGCACCCCGAGGCCAACATCATCTTCGGTACGGTCATCGACGACTCCCTCGGCGACGAGGTCCGGGTCACGGTGATCGCCGCGGGTTTTGACGCGGGTGCGCCGACCCACAAGAAACTCGATCCGACGGCGCTCGGCACCCGCAGCACCACGACGGGCGCCACGGCGACCGCCAAGGCGGGTCAGGTGTCGACCGACCGGCCGGCGCCTGCCACTCAGCAGCAACAGCAGCCCGCCCCCCAGCAGCAGCACACCGGCTACCAGCAGCAGACGCCGCAGCAGGGCAACGGCTACCAGACGCAGGCGACCGCGCCCGCGGGCAACGGCATGGGCTACTCGCAGCAGGCCACCCAGGCCCCGCCGCCGGTCGGCGGCGGACAGCCGCTGCCGAACGTCCGCGGCACCCAGGGCACCCTGCCCGGCCGCGCCGTCCCGGTCGGCGACGACCCGGACGACGAGGTCGACGTACCCCCATTCATGCGCAGGTAG
- the pgeF gene encoding peptidoglycan editing factor PgeF, translating to MRIRRVVTTRDGGASAAPYDSFNLGDHVGDAPEAVAANRERLARELGLGPDRLVWMEQVHGRTAAIVDGPRAEPVEATDALVTAEPGLAVIALVADCVPLLLGDAQAGVVAAVHAGRVGARVGVVPAALDAMREAGADVSRIEGLLGPSVCGECYEVPQAMQNDVEKHLPGSACRTRKGTPGLDLRAGLWRQLADAGVAKIGIDPRCTNEERSLFSHRREGTTGRLAAITWLEP from the coding sequence GTGCGGATTCGTCGGGTGGTCACCACACGCGATGGCGGGGCTTCCGCCGCGCCGTATGACTCGTTCAACCTCGGCGACCACGTCGGGGACGCGCCGGAGGCCGTGGCGGCCAACCGGGAGCGGCTGGCGCGTGAGCTCGGGCTGGGCCCGGACCGGCTCGTCTGGATGGAGCAGGTCCACGGGCGGACCGCCGCGATCGTCGACGGTCCGCGGGCGGAGCCGGTCGAGGCGACCGACGCCCTGGTGACCGCCGAACCGGGTCTCGCGGTGATCGCGCTCGTCGCCGACTGCGTCCCACTCCTGCTCGGCGACGCGCAGGCCGGTGTCGTGGCCGCGGTGCACGCCGGTCGCGTGGGGGCGCGGGTCGGGGTCGTCCCGGCGGCGCTCGACGCGATGCGCGAGGCCGGTGCCGACGTGTCCCGGATCGAGGGTCTCCTCGGGCCGTCGGTATGCGGCGAGTGCTACGAGGTGCCGCAGGCGATGCAGAACGACGTCGAGAAGCACCTGCCGGGCAGCGCGTGCCGCACCCGCAAGGGCACCCCCGGTCTGGATCTGCGCGCGGGACTCTGGCGGCAGCTCGCCGACGCCGGTGTCGCGAAGATCGGGATCGACCCGCGGTGCACGAATGAGGAGCGTTCGCTGTTCAGTCACCGCAGGGAAGGGACCACTGGGCGATTGGCCGCGATCACTTGGCTCGAGCCGTGA
- a CDS encoding YggS family pyridoxal phosphate-dependent enzyme, translating to MTDRAAEIAANLADVRERIDAACRNAGRNPSDVRLLAVTKTFPATDAAILADLGVLDLAENRDQEAGSKFDQLRELRPAAKPRWHMVGRLQRNKMRSVVRWADEVQSVDSTRLADALAKAAQDRPEPLDVLLQASIDGDPARGGCPLGDLDYLADHVIRSGELALKGIMAVAPLGMEPSRAFERLAGVAHQLQALYPTARELSCGMSNDLEEAVDHGSTCVRVGTALLGGRGLASP from the coding sequence GTGACGGATCGCGCCGCGGAGATCGCCGCGAACCTCGCCGACGTGCGCGAGCGGATCGACGCCGCCTGCCGCAACGCCGGCCGAAACCCGTCTGACGTGCGGCTTCTCGCTGTGACGAAGACTTTCCCGGCCACCGACGCGGCGATCTTGGCCGACCTCGGGGTGCTTGATCTCGCCGAGAACCGTGATCAAGAGGCCGGTTCGAAGTTCGACCAGCTCAGGGAGCTCCGACCGGCCGCGAAGCCGCGCTGGCACATGGTCGGGCGGCTGCAGCGCAACAAGATGCGCTCAGTGGTCCGGTGGGCCGACGAGGTGCAGTCGGTCGACTCGACGCGGCTGGCCGACGCCCTGGCGAAGGCCGCCCAAGATCGTCCCGAGCCGCTCGACGTCCTCCTTCAGGCGAGCATCGACGGCGACCCCGCGCGCGGCGGCTGCCCCCTGGGTGATCTTGATTACCTTGCGGATCATGTAATTCGTTCGGGTGAATTAGCACTGAAGGGGATCATGGCTGTGGCGCCCCTCGGAATGGAACCTTCGAGGGCGTTCGAACGTCTAGCGGGTGTGGCACACCAGCTACAGGCGCTGTATCCAACGGCGCGTGAGCTGTCGTGCGGCATGAGTAACGATCTTGAAGAAGCGGTGGACCATGGGTCGACGTGCGTGCGTGTCGGAACTGCTCTGCTAGGGGGACGCGGGCTAGCCTCCCCTTGA
- a CDS encoding cell division protein SepF, whose translation MSTLQKLKAYFGMVPAEELEDYEGDEYDRRPYGRRPEYLDDDFDEYAGGRRRWFGGARAGYRDDVDDDFEPVDRGRPRPAWAGQTSEPQTHGALAMDARRDPAPRLRQVEPAVQAGGYPMGRVVTLHPSSYNEARTIGEHYRDGRPVIMNLTEMDDADAKRLVDFAAGLAFALRGSIDKVTNKVFLISPPNADPTAEDKRRLAEGGFATRS comes from the coding sequence ATGAGTACGCTGCAGAAGCTGAAGGCCTACTTCGGAATGGTGCCTGCCGAAGAGCTCGAGGACTACGAGGGTGACGAGTACGACCGTCGCCCCTACGGCCGCCGTCCGGAGTACCTCGACGACGACTTCGACGAGTACGCCGGAGGACGCCGACGGTGGTTCGGCGGCGCTCGCGCGGGCTACCGCGACGACGTCGACGATGACTTCGAGCCGGTCGACCGAGGCCGTCCACGCCCCGCGTGGGCAGGTCAGACCTCCGAACCGCAAACCCATGGCGCACTCGCCATGGACGCCCGTCGCGACCCGGCTCCCCGGCTGCGACAGGTTGAGCCCGCTGTACAGGCAGGTGGGTACCCGATGGGCCGCGTCGTGACACTGCACCCGAGCAGCTACAACGAGGCGCGCACCATCGGTGAGCACTACCGCGACGGCCGCCCCGTGATCATGAACCTGACCGAGATGGACGACGCGGACGCCAAGCGTCTCGTCGACTTCGCGGCCGGGCTCGCGTTCGCGTTGCGCGGCTCCATCGACAAGGTCACGAACAAGGTGTTCTTGATCTCACCGCCCAATGCCGACCCAACCGCGGAGGACAAGCGGCGGTTGGCGGAGGGCGGGTTCGCCACCCGAAGCTGA
- a CDS encoding YggT family protein: MLLAVYWVLFAFWLLLTARVVVELVRTFAREWRPAGGVAVALETIYTVTDPPVRLVRRLIPTVRIGGVGLDLSIMVLLLVVFILMQLAYPG, translated from the coding sequence GTGCTTCTCGCCGTTTATTGGGTGTTGTTCGCCTTCTGGCTGCTGCTCACCGCCAGGGTGGTCGTGGAACTCGTGCGCACGTTCGCACGCGAGTGGCGACCAGCCGGTGGGGTTGCGGTAGCGCTGGAGACCATCTACACAGTGACCGATCCCCCGGTGCGTTTGGTCCGTCGGTTGATACCGACAGTCCGAATCGGGGGTGTAGGCCTGGACCTATCGATTATGGTGCTGCTGCTGGTTGTATTCATTCTGATGCAACTGGCGTATCCCGGGTGA
- the wag31 gene encoding DivIVA-like cell division protein Wag31, with translation MSLTPADVHNVAFSKPPIGKRGYNEDEVDAFLDLVEVELSRLIEENNDLRAQVEQLDAQLESARADLDDARSGGGVPSVAPRQAEEPRRLTPVPPPSALEQTSPGGGGDHHVQAAKVLGLAQEMADRLTGEAKAEADGMLSDARAKSDTMVTEARTRAETMLNDARTRAETLERQAREKATTLERDAQRQHTEIIGAVQQERTTLEKKIDELRTFEREYRTRLKTFLESSLRELGDRGSAAPTTEGGRGAGQQSGYSFGPRAEAG, from the coding sequence ATGTCGTTGACCCCCGCTGACGTGCACAACGTCGCGTTCAGCAAGCCTCCCATCGGCAAGCGGGGCTACAACGAGGACGAGGTGGACGCCTTCCTCGACTTGGTCGAGGTGGAGCTCTCCCGCCTGATCGAGGAGAACAACGACCTGCGCGCGCAGGTCGAGCAGCTCGACGCGCAGTTGGAGTCGGCTCGCGCCGACCTCGACGACGCTCGGTCCGGAGGTGGCGTGCCCAGCGTGGCGCCGCGTCAGGCCGAGGAGCCGCGTCGGCTTACTCCGGTTCCGCCGCCCAGTGCGCTGGAGCAGACCAGTCCCGGGGGCGGCGGTGATCACCACGTGCAGGCCGCCAAGGTTCTGGGCCTCGCACAGGAGATGGCCGACCGGCTCACCGGCGAGGCGAAAGCCGAAGCCGACGGGATGCTGTCCGATGCGCGTGCGAAGTCCGACACCATGGTCACCGAGGCGCGTACGCGTGCGGAGACCATGCTGAACGACGCCCGGACCCGGGCCGAGACCCTGGAGCGTCAGGCCAGGGAGAAGGCGACCACGCTGGAGCGCGATGCCCAGCGGCAGCACACCGAGATCATCGGCGCGGTGCAGCAGGAACGCACCACGCTGGAGAAGAAGATCGACGAGCTGCGCACCTTCGAGCGCGAGTACCGCACACGTCTGAAGACCTTCCTCGAGTCCAGCCTGCGTGAACTCGGCGACCGCGGTTCCGCGGCCCCGACGACCGAAGGCGGACGCGGTGCCGGTCAGCAGAGCGGCTACTCCTTCGGTCCGCGTGCGGAAGCGGGCTGA
- a CDS encoding MFS transporter, with translation MVLSGEGTKRLGADFGKLWASTATANLGDGIALAAGPLLVSGLTSDPAIVSGAAFVQRLPWLLFSLISGAFVDRVDRRALIISVNVCRAAVIGGLAVTIWTGYVTIAIVYAAFFLLGIGETLADNASAAMLPAVVAPDLLPKANARLYALHFVGNMLIAPPVGAAVFVIGAAMPFGINAVMFLLGAAVMATLRYRPPPAEAVDRRPLRQEIGEGLRWLWRHELLRALAVVLCLMNVAFFAPSAILVLYAKEHLSLPEIGFGLLLAVMAVGGLIGTGVAARAQKRFGDGTLLRAGMVIETATHFGLALAGDVWVAGATLLVFGIHASIWGVVAMSVRQRVIPDRLRGRVGSVYFLLVIGGASIGSLAGGLIARQWGVTAPMWVAGAAMIVLTAFAWRHFRREAFVTGVSTG, from the coding sequence ATGGTCCTGTCCGGTGAGGGGACCAAGCGCCTCGGCGCGGACTTCGGCAAGCTCTGGGCGTCCACGGCCACGGCCAATCTCGGTGATGGCATCGCGCTGGCCGCCGGCCCGCTGCTGGTCTCCGGGCTGACTTCCGACCCGGCGATCGTCTCCGGCGCGGCCTTTGTTCAGCGACTGCCCTGGCTACTGTTCTCCTTGATCAGTGGCGCGTTCGTCGACCGGGTCGACCGCCGGGCGCTGATCATCTCGGTCAACGTCTGCCGGGCCGCCGTGATCGGCGGGCTCGCCGTGACGATCTGGACCGGCTACGTCACCATCGCGATCGTCTACGCCGCGTTCTTCCTCCTGGGTATCGGCGAGACACTCGCCGACAACGCCTCCGCCGCCATGCTCCCCGCTGTCGTGGCGCCCGACCTGCTGCCCAAGGCGAACGCCCGCCTCTACGCCCTGCACTTCGTCGGCAACATGCTCATCGCGCCCCCGGTGGGCGCGGCGGTCTTCGTGATCGGCGCGGCCATGCCGTTCGGGATCAACGCCGTCATGTTCCTGCTCGGCGCGGCTGTAATGGCCACTCTGCGATACCGACCGCCGCCTGCTGAGGCCGTCGACCGGAGGCCGCTGCGCCAGGAGATCGGCGAAGGGCTGCGCTGGCTCTGGCGGCACGAGTTGCTTAGAGCCCTTGCGGTGGTCTTGTGCCTGATGAATGTGGCGTTCTTCGCACCCTCCGCGATCCTCGTGCTCTATGCGAAGGAGCACCTCAGCCTGCCCGAGATCGGGTTCGGGCTGCTCCTGGCGGTCATGGCTGTGGGCGGTCTGATCGGGACCGGCGTGGCCGCCCGGGCGCAGAAGCGGTTCGGCGACGGCACGCTGCTGCGGGCGGGCATGGTGATCGAGACCGCGACCCACTTCGGCTTGGCCCTGGCCGGTGACGTCTGGGTCGCCGGGGCGACCCTGCTCGTGTTCGGGATCCACGCCTCGATCTGGGGTGTGGTCGCCATGTCGGTCCGCCAGCGGGTCATCCCGGACCGGCTGCGCGGTCGGGTCGGCAGCGTGTACTTCCTGCTGGTCATCGGCGGCGCGTCGATCGGCTCGCTGGCCGGTGGCCTGATCGCCCGCCAGTGGGGCGTCACCGCGCCGATGTGGGTCGCCGGGGCCGCGATGATCGTCCTGACGGCGTTCGCTTGGCGGCACTTTCGCCGGGAGGCGTTCGTCACGGGGGTCTCGACGGGCTGA
- a CDS encoding GNAT family N-acetyltransferase, translating to MRVELVKDVDDDLVGGLAEVLVDCVASGASVGFVGVLAPDRARAWWRTALADPNVLTWVSRDETSRIVGTVRLALATQDNGQHRGEVVKLLVHRDARGKGCAGALLAALEDTARSLGRRVLVLDTHTDSVAEGIYARRGWRRVGTVDDFALTVDGVLAPTTIMVKHLVA from the coding sequence ATGCGAGTCGAGTTGGTGAAAGACGTCGACGACGATCTTGTCGGCGGGCTGGCCGAGGTCCTGGTGGACTGCGTGGCGAGCGGGGCGAGTGTCGGGTTCGTCGGCGTGCTCGCCCCCGATCGGGCCCGCGCCTGGTGGCGGACCGCGCTCGCCGACCCCAACGTGCTGACCTGGGTGTCCCGCGACGAGACCAGCCGGATCGTCGGCACCGTGCGCCTTGCCTTGGCGACCCAGGACAACGGTCAGCACCGCGGCGAGGTGGTCAAGCTCCTGGTGCACCGCGACGCGCGGGGCAAAGGCTGCGCGGGTGCGCTGCTGGCCGCGCTGGAGGACACCGCTCGCTCGCTCGGCCGCCGGGTCCTGGTGCTGGACACGCACACCGACAGCGTCGCCGAGGGCATCTACGCCCGACGCGGCTGGCGGCGGGTGGGGACGGTGGACGACTTCGCGCTGACCGTGGACGGCGTCCTCGCACCGACGACGATCATGGTCAAACACCTGGTGGCGTGA
- the ileS gene encoding isoleucine--tRNA ligase, which translates to MPYPRAHHTDTAAVPAQPSFPELERAVLDYWSADQTFKATVDARPAGDNGANEFVFYDGPPFANGLPHYGHLLTGYVKDVVPRYQTMRGKHVERRFGWDTHGLPAEVEAEKQLGFSSKSEIEDFGIEKFNEACRTSVLRYTDQWRDYVTRQARWVDFDNDYKTLDLDYMESVMWAFKSLHDKGLIYEGFRVLWYCWRCETPLSNTETKMDDTYRDRQDPAVTVGLRLLAPGTDLDGVQALVWTTTPWTLPSNLAAAVHPDVDYVVVQGPEDKRYLLAEARVPAYARELGEEPAVLARYTGSDLLGTKYAPPFDFFAGRENAHQVLAADYVTTEDGTGIVHIAPAFGEEDKLVTDAAGIEVVVPVDPHGRFTAEVAPYEGLQVFEANKPIIRDLKEAGLLLRHETYDHPYPHCWRCDNALIQRAVSSWFIAVSKFKDRMVELNQQINWVPGHIKDGQFGKWLENARDWNISRNRFWGSPIPVWVSDDPEYPRVDVYGSLDDLERDFGVRPTDLHRPHVDDLTRPNPDDPTGKSVMRRVPEVLDCWFESGSMSFAQVHYPFENAQWFEDHYPGDFIVEYNGQTRGWFYTMHVIATALFDRPAFTNCVAHGIVLGDDGQKMSKSRKNYPDVNEVFDRDGSDAMRWFLMASPILRGGDLVVTERGIRDAVRQAVLPLWNSWYFLALYANAEGKEGTWRADSTHVLDRYVLAKTRQLVVSVTESMDTYDISGSCASVREYLEVLTNWYVRRSRDRFWAGDTDAIDTLHTVLEVVSRLTSPLLPLTAEAVWRGLTGERSVHLADWPSADDLPADDKLVAGMDRVRQVCSSALALRKANKLRVRLPLARLLVAAEDAAVLEPFVELIRDEVNVKEVELTTDVAAHGHFELVVNARACGPRLGADVQKVIKAVKAGEWTTADSGAVVAAGIELLDGEYERRLVATDPGATAELPASSGLVVLDTAVTPELTAEGIARDLIRVVQQARRDAGLDVSDRITLTVGAPEDVVAAVRTHEGIVAGDTLAEAVEYGEVETGFDGTVGDGVEVRVLVRKR; encoded by the coding sequence ATGCCGTACCCCAGGGCGCATCACACCGACACCGCCGCTGTCCCCGCGCAGCCTTCTTTCCCCGAGCTCGAACGCGCCGTGCTGGACTACTGGTCCGCCGACCAGACGTTCAAGGCCACTGTGGACGCTCGCCCGGCGGGCGACAACGGCGCCAACGAGTTCGTCTTCTACGACGGCCCGCCCTTCGCCAACGGCCTGCCGCACTACGGCCACCTGCTGACCGGCTACGTCAAGGACGTCGTCCCGCGCTACCAGACGATGCGCGGCAAGCACGTCGAGCGGCGCTTCGGCTGGGACACCCACGGTCTGCCCGCCGAGGTCGAGGCCGAGAAGCAGCTCGGGTTCTCGTCGAAGAGCGAGATCGAGGACTTCGGGATCGAGAAGTTCAACGAGGCGTGCCGGACGTCGGTGCTGCGCTACACCGACCAGTGGCGCGACTACGTGACCCGCCAGGCCCGCTGGGTCGACTTCGACAACGACTACAAGACCCTCGACCTGGACTACATGGAAAGCGTCATGTGGGCCTTCAAGTCCTTGCACGACAAGGGCTTGATCTACGAGGGCTTCCGCGTGCTGTGGTACTGCTGGCGCTGCGAGACGCCGCTGTCGAACACCGAGACCAAAATGGACGACACCTACCGGGACCGGCAGGACCCGGCGGTCACGGTCGGCCTGCGGCTGCTCGCGCCCGGCACCGACCTCGACGGCGTCCAGGCGCTCGTGTGGACGACCACCCCGTGGACGCTGCCGTCCAACCTCGCCGCCGCGGTGCACCCCGACGTCGACTACGTCGTCGTGCAGGGTCCGGAGGACAAGCGCTACCTGCTGGCCGAGGCGCGTGTCCCGGCGTATGCCCGCGAACTCGGTGAGGAGCCCGCGGTTCTCGCGCGCTACACCGGTTCCGACCTGCTCGGCACGAAGTACGCGCCGCCGTTCGACTTCTTCGCCGGACGCGAGAACGCCCACCAGGTGCTCGCCGCGGATTACGTGACGACTGAGGACGGCACGGGAATCGTGCACATCGCCCCGGCGTTCGGTGAGGAGGACAAGCTCGTCACCGACGCCGCGGGCATCGAGGTCGTCGTCCCCGTCGACCCGCACGGCCGCTTCACCGCCGAGGTCGCGCCTTATGAGGGCCTGCAGGTCTTCGAGGCGAACAAGCCGATCATCCGCGACCTCAAGGAAGCCGGTCTGCTGCTCCGGCACGAGACCTACGACCACCCGTACCCGCACTGCTGGCGCTGCGACAACGCGCTGATCCAGCGGGCGGTGTCGTCGTGGTTCATCGCGGTGTCGAAGTTCAAGGACCGCATGGTCGAGCTGAACCAGCAGATCAACTGGGTGCCCGGGCACATCAAGGACGGCCAGTTCGGCAAGTGGCTGGAGAACGCGCGCGACTGGAACATCAGCCGCAACCGGTTCTGGGGCTCGCCGATCCCGGTCTGGGTCTCCGACGACCCCGAGTACCCGCGGGTGGACGTCTACGGCTCGCTGGACGACCTCGAGCGCGACTTCGGCGTGCGCCCGACCGACCTGCACCGCCCGCACGTCGACGACCTGACCCGGCCCAACCCGGACGACCCGACGGGCAAGTCGGTCATGCGCCGCGTGCCCGAGGTGCTGGACTGCTGGTTCGAGTCCGGCTCGATGTCCTTCGCCCAGGTGCACTACCCGTTCGAGAACGCGCAGTGGTTCGAGGACCACTACCCGGGCGACTTCATCGTCGAGTACAACGGCCAGACGCGTGGCTGGTTCTACACGATGCACGTGATCGCGACGGCGCTGTTCGACCGGCCCGCGTTCACCAACTGCGTCGCGCACGGGATCGTGCTGGGCGACGACGGGCAGAAGATGTCCAAGTCGCGCAAGAACTACCCGGACGTCAACGAGGTCTTCGACCGCGACGGCTCCGACGCGATGCGCTGGTTCCTCATGGCCAGCCCGATCCTGCGCGGCGGCGACCTCGTGGTGACCGAGCGCGGCATCCGCGACGCGGTGCGCCAGGCCGTGCTGCCGCTGTGGAACTCGTGGTACTTCCTTGCCCTGTATGCCAACGCCGAAGGCAAGGAGGGCACCTGGCGGGCCGACTCGACGCACGTGCTCGACCGCTACGTGCTGGCCAAGACGCGCCAGCTTGTGGTGTCGGTGACCGAGTCGATGGACACCTACGACATCTCCGGCTCGTGTGCCTCGGTGCGCGAATACCTCGAGGTGCTGACGAACTGGTACGTGCGCCGCTCGCGTGACCGTTTCTGGGCAGGCGACACCGACGCGATCGACACCCTGCACACGGTGCTGGAAGTGGTGTCCCGCTTGACTTCGCCGCTGCTGCCGCTCACCGCGGAGGCGGTGTGGCGCGGTCTGACCGGCGAGCGCTCGGTGCACCTGGCGGACTGGCCGTCGGCCGATGACCTGCCCGCCGACGACAAGCTGGTCGCGGGCATGGACCGGGTCCGGCAGGTGTGTTCCTCGGCATTGGCGCTGCGCAAGGCGAACAAGCTGCGCGTGCGCCTGCCGCTGGCGCGGCTGCTGGTGGCGGCCGAGGACGCGGCCGTCCTGGAACCGTTCGTCGAGCTGATCCGCGACGAGGTGAACGTCAAGGAGGTCGAGCTGACCACCGACGTCGCCGCGCACGGGCACTTCGAACTCGTGGTCAACGCCCGCGCGTGCGGGCCGCGGCTCGGGGCCGACGTGCAGAAGGTGATCAAGGCGGTCAAGGCGGGGGAGTGGACCACCGCCGACAGCGGCGCGGTCGTCGCGGCCGGCATCGAGCTGCTCGACGGCGAGTACGAGCGTCGGCTCGTCGCCACCGACCCGGGGGCGACCGCTGAGCTGCCCGCCAGCTCGGGTCTGGTCGTGCTCGACACGGCGGTCACCCCCGAGCTGACCGCCGAGGGCATCGCCCGCGACCTCATCCGCGTCGTCCAGCAGGCCCGGCGCGACGCCGGTCTGGACGTGTCCGACCGGATCACCCTCACGGTCGGCGCACCGGAGGACGTGGTCGCGGCCGTGCGCACGCACGAGGGCATCGTCGCCGGTGACACGCTGGCCGAGGCGGTGGAGTACGGCGAGGTCGAGACCGGTTTCGACGGCACCGTCGGCGACGGCGTCGAGGTGCGGGTTCTCGTGCGCAAGCGGTAG